The genomic DNA GGCGTTATGCAGAAACTCTTCTCCCAACAAATCCGCTTCACCCAATCCGATGGCTCCCCCTTCCCAAATTGGGAAGAGAAGAAGTTAGGGAAAGTAATTGAGTTAATATCAGGCAGGCATCTCGCCCCTGATGAATATCAAACGGGGAAGGGCAAAATTCCATACTTCACAGGTCCTTCTGATTTTACAAACAATTTTTTAGAACTCACTAAATGGGCTATTATTCCTGCTCAAACAGGAAAAAGTGGTGATATTTTAATTACAGTTAAGGGAAACGGAGTTGGAGAAATGCTATTTCTGCAATTGAATGAAGTTGCAATTGGTCGCCAACTAATGTCAATACGCCCAACCCGAGTTAATGGTGCGATGCTTTACCAGAAGCTATTTAATTATCGAAAAACATTACAAGCACTTGCAGCAGGAAATATTATTCCAGGATTATCAAGGGGAGACCTTTTAAATCTGAATTTTTTTTTGCCGTCGATCAGTGAACAAGAAAAAATAGCTAATTTTCTAACTACAATCGACCGCAAAATCGAAGCACTCTCCCGCCAAATCGAGCAAACCGAAAAATTCAAAAAAGGCTTACTCCAAAAACTATTTGTGTAGTTATTAAAATCAAGGCTCAATCTATGGAAAAAGTCATTCACAAAACCACAACTAAACAACAAACCAGTGACTTTCACTACTGGCAAAATCAGCCACCCCTTAAACGTCTCGAAGCCCTAGAACAAATTCGCCGAGAATACCACCAATATAAATACAATGCTGAACCCAGACTTCAAAGAATTTATACAATTATTAAACGCCAATCAAGTTAAATATCTGATTATTGGTGGTTATGCCGTCGCCATTCATGGACACCCCCGCTACACCAAAGATATAGATATTTGGGTAGAGATGTCACCAGAAAACGCCGATAAACTCATAACTGCCCTCGATCAATTTGGTTTTGGTAGCCTTGGCTTATCTGCCCAAGACTTTCAAACCCCCAACCAAATCATTAAATGTTTATTTGAAGAAGTGAACAGGGAACAGGGAATAAAATAAAAGTATTACCTATTACCCAAAGAAAATGATCGCAGCCAAAGACAACGCCCCCCGCCTAACCCCCGAAGAATACTTTATTTGGGAAGAACAGCAACTAAAAAAACACGAATATATCAACGGTGAAGTTTACGCCATGACTGGCGGTAGCATCAATCACGGGCGTATCGGTATCCGCTTCACCGCCATGTTCGACAGCCACTTAGAAAATACAGGCTGCATCACTGGTAACTCTGATGTCAAGCTCAATATTTTTGGCAGTAATAATTATACCTACCCAGATGCCAGCGTCACTTGCGACGATCGCGACAAAACCACAACCCAATATATTACCTACCCCTGCTTAATCGTCGAAGTCCTCTCCGCTAGTACCGAAGCCTACGACAGAGGCGGCAAATTCCGAATGTACCGCCAAAACCCAGCCTTAATCGATTACCTCCTAGTCAGTTCCACCAGCATCGAAATCGACCTGTATCACAAAAACGACGCAGGCGATTGGTTGATTATCAACTACAAATCAGGTGACACAATCGAACTCAAAAGCATTAACCTCAATTTTCCCATTGAACAAGTCTATCGCGGTTTAACCCTTGAACCAGGGAATGGGGAATAGAATCAAAGCATTACCTACTATCCATTACTTAACGCCCAATATGCTAACCCTCGAAACCGTAATCCAAAAAATCCAACAACTCCCCCCTGAACAACAAAATAAAGTCATTGAGTTTATTGAATTCTTGGAATTTCAAGCGAGCCGCACCCTTGCGCCGCAAACACCCACTGCACCAGAAACCGCCGAAACATCGTTTGCCGACGCGACTAAAGAATTTATCGGCTGCCTTGATAGCGATCTCGAAGACCTCTCCCATAATCCTAGATATCTAGAAGAATTCGGTAGATGATGACTAGAGCTACCATCCTAGATACAGGAGTCTTAATTGCCTACCTCATGCCCAAAGATAAATTCCACACTTGGGCAGTTTCCCAACTCTCTCAAATCAGCACCCCTGTCTTAACCAATGAAGCTGTAATTACAGAAGCCTGTTTCCTCGCCCAAAGGATTCACAACGGACAAGAAACTATTCTAAAACTTATTAAGCAAGGTCATATCATTATTCCTTTCAACCTCAGTCAAGAAATTGAAGCCATAGAAAACCTAATGAAACGCTATGCTTCAGTGCCAATGTCTCTCGCCGATGCTTGTTTAGTCAGAATGAGCGAAATGTACGAAAATAGCCAAATCCTAACCCTAGATAGCGACTTTACCATTTATCGAAAGCAGCGCAATCAAAGGATTCCCGCGATCGTGCCCAACGAGAATTAAGCTATGACCCAATCTGAAGCCGAACTAGAACAACAGCTAATTGATCGCCTCACGGGATTAGGCTACGAACCTGTCACCCTTCGCAATGCCGAAGACCTGAAAGCCAACCTCAAAACCCAACTAGAGAAACATAACCACATCAAACTCAGCGACACAGAGTTTAAAAGCGTCCTCAATCACCTCGATAAAGGCAATGTGTTCGATCGCGCCAAGCGCCTACGCGATAAAATGGAACTCAGGCGCGACGATGGCAACACCTTTTATCTAGAATTCCTCAACACCGAACATTGGTGCCAAAACCAATATCAAGTCACGAACCAGATTACCCAGCAAGGCAAATACAAAAATCGCTACGACGTAACCCTGCTAATTAACGGCTTGCCCCTCGTGCAAATTGAACTGAAGCGCCGAGGACTGGAACTTAAAGAAGCCTTTAACCAAATCAACCGTTACCAACGCCATTCCTACGGTGCAGACAATGGACTGTTTCAGTATATCCAAATTTTTGTCATCTCCAACGGTGTTAATACCCGCTACTATGCCAACAACCGCAAACAAGAATTTAAACAAACGTTCTATTGGGCAGACCAAGAAAATAACCTCATAACCCAACTGGAAGACTTCGCCGACAGCTTTTTGGAGAAATGCCACGTCTCCAAAATGATCTGCAAATACATTGTCCTGCACGAATCTGACAAAGTGCTGATGGTGCTGCGTCCTTACCAATACTACGCAGTAGAAGCAATTATTGAGCGCGTTAAAAACACCGACAAAAACGGCTATATTTGGCATACCACCGGATCGGGCAAGACCCTCACCAGCTTCAAAGCTGCCCAAATCCTCACTCAATTTCCCAAAGTGCATAAAGTGCTGTTTGTCGTCGATCGCGCTGACCTCGACTACCAAACCAGCAAGGAATTTAATTATTTCAGTCCTAATTGCGTAGACACTACCGACAACACCAAACAACTGGTAGAACAAATGGCTGGGGATAACCCCCTCATTGTCACCACGATTCAGAAACTCAACCGTGCGATAAAATCCCAACGCCATGAAGCCGCTATGGAGAGTTTGAAAGATAAGCGCATTGTGTTTATCTTTGATGAATGCCACCGTTCCCAATTTGGCGAAACTCATAAAAATATCGTTAAATTCTTTCCCCAAGCCCAGATGTTCGGCTTTACCGGAACTCCCATCTTTGCCGATAACGCTGCCGGTAATCAACACGGTAAACGCACCACCAAAGACCTATTCCAAGAATGTCTGCATAAATATGTCATTACTAATGCGATCGCTGATGAAAATGTTCTGAAATTTTCCGTCGAGTATTGGGGCAAACTCAAACGCAAAGATGGAACACTCATTACAGAACCAAAATTAGACCGCGATTTCTTTGAAAATCCCGACCGAATTTCACTGATTGTTGATTGGATTATTGCCAACCATAACCGTAAAACCCACGGCAGAAAATTCTCTGCTATGCTCTGCGTCAGTAACGTAGATACCCTAATCACTTATTACGAAACATTTAAAAATAAACAGAAACAGGGATTACATGACCTACGAGTTATTACTATTTTTACCCCCAGCGATAACGAAGAAGACGAAGACGCAAACGGCTTAATTGGAGAACCTGATTTCAATATCAGCACAGATAAGAGCAGCAGTAGCCATAGCCGCGACAAATTGAATGAATTTATCGCGGACTATAACCAGATGTACCAAACCCAACATTCAGCCAAAGATAGTCAGGCTTTTTATGCCTATTACAAAGATATTTCCAAACGAATGAAGGATAGGGATCGGGAAAACTTTCAGGACGCAGAACGTGCTGATATTCTGTTAGTTGTCAATATGTTTCTGACGGGTTTTGATGTTAAAAAACTCAATACGCTCTACGTCGATAAAAATCTGAAGTATCACGGGTTAATTCAAGCATACTCCCGTACTAATCGCATTTTGAGCGAACTTAAATCTCAGGGAAATATTGTTTGCTTTCGCAATCTTAAGGAAAATACCGATCGAGCCGTTGCCCTCTTTTCCGATCCCAACGCTAACGAACAAATTTTTATTGAACCCTACGAATACTACATTGAGGAATTTAATAAAGGCGTGCAAGAACTGAGAGCGATCGCCACTATTCCTAACGATGTCAATAAATTGATTAGTGAAGACGACCAAGTTGAGTTTGTTAAAGCCTTTCGTAATCTCATTCGCTCATTGAATGTCAGTAAGTCATTCACCCAATTTAGTTTTTCCGATTTAAACCTAGATGAACAAACCTTTGAGGATTACAAGAGCAAGTATCTAGACATCTACGACAGAACAAGAAATCGGAGAGACGATGAGCCGGAATCCCCTGTCGAAGAGGTCGATTTTGAACTGGAACTCATTCAGCGCGACGAAATTAATGTCTCCTATATTCTCAAGCTACTGGCTAACCTCCAGCGCGAGCAGCAAGTGGATGTTGCTTCAGAGGAGTACCAGACCCAAAAAGCTACTATCCTTGAAATCATTAGCCAAGAAGCCCAACTACGGAATAAGCGGGATCTACTGGAGAAATTCATTGAAGAACGGCTTCCTACCCTTGAACCGGAAGAGGAAATCGAAACCGTCTTCCAGAAGTTCTGGAGTCAGGAACGAATTGCTACAATTCAGCACCTCTGCCAGGAGGAGAACCTGAAGATCGATATTGTTCAGCAAATGATTGCTGACTATAAATTCTCTGGGAAAGAGCCGCTCCGAGAAACCGTGCTGAGTGCTTGCAACGAAAAACCCAAATTGTTGGATCGCAAAAAAGTCTTCGATCGAGTCGTGTCGAAATTGCTCGACATCGTTAACAAGTTCGATGACGCGATCGGTGAGATGGAGGAAGAAGATTGACACTCCCCGTCCTAAAGGAGCGGGGATTCCTGATTCAGCGAGACAACTTACCAAGTAGACTTGCATCTACTTGACAGAGGTCGAACTCTCCACAGGCGTTAATTTGGGTATGCCCTACCCTATGCAAGACCGCTTGCTAAGATATTTAATGCTGCATTGTGGTCGCGGTCTAACACAGTGCCGCAATGCTCACAACGATGCGTTCGTTGACTCAGTGTTTTAACAACTTTCTTGCCGCAATTCGAGCAATTTTGACTTGTATATTGTGGTGGCACTGCAATAGTGACCTTACCAAACACCCTACCAAAATACTCAACCCAGTCTCGGAACATTGACCAACTCGCATCACCGATCGACTTAGCTAGCTTGTGATTCTTGACCATGTTCCGCACCTGCAAGTCTTCGTAGGCAATCAGGTCGTTAGACCGAACTACGCACCTTGCCGTCTTAATGGCAAAGTCTTTACGCTGCCTACTTACCTGCAAATGCTTCTTAGCTAACCGCTTTATAGCCTTTCTGCGATTGGCAGACCCTTTCTTCCGCTTAGAAACGTTGCGCTGCAACTTTTTAAGTTGACGCTCTGTTTTTCTAAGGAATTTGGGATTCTCGACAACCTCACCATTACTATCGGTATAGAAATGGTTGAGTCCCACATCTAAGCCGATAGTGGTTTTTGAGGGGTCGATCTTTTCTCTGCGATCTACTTCGACGCAAATTTGAGCATAATAACCGTCGGCACGACGCACCAGTCTGATGCGTTTAATCTGCTCGATCGGGTAGAAGTTCAGATCGCGACTGCCGATTAATTTGAGTCTGCCGATTTTGAAGCCATCGGTCAAAGTTAGGTATTTCCTGTCTTCGCTAAGCTTCCATCCTGTTTGCTTGTATTCAACAGAATGACCGCGCTTTTTGAATCTCGGAAAGCCCTTTTTGCCGGGTACTTTCTTTTTGCAATTTTCAAAAAATCGACGAATGGCAGACCACGCCCTTTCTGCACTGGCTTGTCTTGCTTGAGAGTTGAGCTTTTTAGCAAACTCAAATTCTTTAGCAAGCACGGCGCAGTATTTGTTGAGATCGTATTTATCGCTCCCTTTTACGTCCATCCACAGCCTTAAAGCTTTATTACGCACAAAAAGAGCAGTACGGATTGCCTCATCAATGAGGTTGTACTGCTCTTTTTTGCCTTTTAGTTTTGCTTCGAGGACTAGCATAGAGAAAAGGGAAGCTTATAACGAGAATCCTAGCATAATAGGATAGATTAATGCAAAGCCGCCCTGGAAGCGATGCACTGCGATGTCCTGAGCTTGCCGAAGGGAGCCTGTCGAAGTGGGCGGGGTCTTAGACCCAAGTTTTTTGATAAATAATAAATAATGAATATTGGGCAGGTAGCGCTATATCGCGCGCTGAGAGTGACAGCCAGCTTTAGCTTGCAGGTGTTTATAAGGATTTGAGCGATCGCGTCGGAGGGGAGGCAATTGCTTGTACCATTGAAAGAGACAAGGGACGGGTTGAGTCGATCGCGTTTGTATCGTCGCACCCACCTCAAAGCCGCACCCGCCCCTACTCTTGCTACTGCTATCGGGGCGAAAAGCGCGTTGTCGAAAGGCTTTGAGTAGGTTTTATCTCACGGAACTGCACTAAACCATGAAAGCCAAAGACGTACAAGTATATCCCATTACGACCGATACGCGAGTGTTGCGATCGCGCACCTGGGATCGCCTCAAGTTTGAGATAGAATATGCCCTCCAACGCGGTACAACCGCCAATTCCTATCTGATCCAAGCCGATAAAATCGCGCTGTTTGACCCTCCCGGCGAATCCTTCACAAAGATATTTATCGAAGCCCTCCAAAAACGCATCGACCCGAAAACCATCGATTATATTATCCTCGGTCACGTCAACCCCAACCGAGCGACCACTTTACAAGCCTTACTCGAAATTGCCCCCCAAATTACCTTTGTCACCTCCAACCCCGGGGCGATTTCGCTTAAAAAAATTCTTGAAGATTTAACCCTTCACATCAAAGTCGTTAAAGGCGATGAAACCCTAGATTTAGGGCAAGGACACAACCTCGAATTTATTCTCACACCCAATCCACGCTGGCCGGATCGGATGTGTACCTACGACCCGAAAACGAAAATCCTATTTACCGATAAACTCTTTGGGGCGCACGTTTGCGGCGATCAAGTTTTCGATGAAGGCTGGACGGTATACGACGAAGACCGGCGCTATTATTTCGATTGTCTCATGGCTCCGAGTGCCAGCCAAACTGAAGCCGCATTAGAAAAACTCGGCGAAAAGGAAGCGACGCTGTATGCAACGGGTCACGGGCCTCTAGTACGCTATGGTTTGAGCGAACTCACCCACGCTTACAAACAATGGGTGCAACAGCAGAAAGAAAGTAAGGCGAGAGTGGCAGTGATTTATGCTTCGGCTTATGGAAGTACCGCAACTTTAGCCAACGCGATCGCGCGCGGCATTACTAAGGCGGGCGTGGCGGTAGAATCGATCAACTGCGAGTTTGCCGAACCCGAGGAAATCAAAAACGCCGTCGAAGTTGCCGATGGTTTTATTATGGGATCTCCGACGCTGGGCGGTCATGCCCCAACTCCGATTCAAACCGCTTTGGGGATCGTGCTGGCTACCGCCGATAAAAATAAATTGTATGGCGTATTTGGTTCTTACGGCTGGAGCGGCGAAGCGATCGACTTGCTCGAGCAAAAGTTTACTGATGCGGGCTACCGTCAGGGATTCGACCCGATCCGCGTTAAATTTAAACCCAATGAAGTGACGCTGCAATATTGCGAGGAAGCGGGGACGGACTTCGCCCAAGTCCTCAAGCGCAAGCAGAAAAAACGTGCGATTAAACAGCCCGTCGGCGATTCCCAAGCCGACAGAACCGAACAAGCGGCGGGGCGCATCGTGGGTTCGCTGTGCGTGGTGACGACGCACCAAGGCGATCTCAGCAATGCGATGCTGGCTTCTTGGGTATCGCAGGCGACGTTTTCGCCGCCCGGATTGACTGTTGCTGTGGCTAAGGAACGCGCGATCGAATCAATGCTGCATTCCGGCGCGCCTTTCGTTCTGAATATTCTGCCGGAAGGAAACGCGCAATTGAAAAAACAGTTTGCAAAAAATTATGCCCCCGGACAAGATCGCTTTGATACCATTGAGACGGAAACGGCTGAGAATGGCTGTCCGGTGCTGAAAGGAACGCTCGCTTACTTGGAATGCGAAGTGAGTAACCGCATGGAGTGCGGCGATCATTGGTTGCTGTACGCGATCGCTTCAAAAGGTCAAGTCTTCGATAATGATGGCTTAACCGCCGTCCACCACCGCAAGTCGGGGAGTTATTATTAGAGCGAGTTTGCTCAATCGGCGAGCAATAACGATTGACAATAGGAGCGTTAAATGCTATAGGGGGTTGTTGATTAAAGCATTAAACCCATAAATTTCTCGCGTTCCCGCGATCGCGACGAGTTCGATTTCTTTCTCGTCGCCCGGTTCAAAGCGAATCGCCGTACCCGAAGGAATATTAAGGCGCATTCCTTTCGTTGCGTCGCGATCGAATTCTAAAGCAGGATTGACTTCATAAAAGTGAAAATGAGAGCCAACTTGAATGGGGCGATCGCCAGTATTCGCAACGGTTATTTTTCTCGTTTCGCGTCCGGCGTTAAGTTCGATTGCGCCTTCTTGAGGGAAAATTTCTCCAGGAATCATGTTGAGTTAATAGGGGAGAGGGGTTACAAAAAGTTAGAAAATAAAACTATTGAATCGGATTGTGAACGGTGACGAGTTTAGTTCCGTCGGGAAAAGTCGCCTCAACTTGTACTTCGTGAATCATTTCTGCGATTCCATCCATCACATCATCGCGAGTTAATAAAGTTGCGCCATCCGCCATTAATTCTGCAACGGTTTTTCCCTCTCTCGCTCCTTCTAAAATAGCAGCACTGATATAAGCCATCGCTTCGGGATAGTTAAGTTTCAATCCTTTAGCTTTGCGTCTTTCGGCTAACAGAGCAGCCGTGAAAACGAGCAGTTTATCTTTTTCTTGAGGAGTGAGTTGCATAAAAGAATTTGTGGCTAGTAATTCGTAATTTTTGGTGCGTAATTGGTAATGGAAAATTGGGAAGACGAAATAGAGAATCAATTAAGAGCTATTGCCAAACGCGAGGTAAGATCGGAGAACTTTGGGCATTGGCAAGGCGCAAGAGTCGCCAAACTTCTATAAACCATTTCCTAACTTCGGCGGTTGAATCGCCTCGGTATCGACAGAGCAATCCGCCTGCTTGAGTGCGGGTTGCGCCAAACTGTCCGGCTTGAGATTTCTTTTGGATAATACCAGAGTCGATGAGATTTCTCACGCGCGCTAGCAATTCTTCAGAGACGGGTTTGCCGATGTAAATCAAGCTGCCGACGAGGGGATATCCGGCGAGGGCGTTAGCGCTGGTGCAGTTTTCTTCGCTCCCTTGAAGGCGCTGGCGATCGATCCAGAGAGGTTTTCCTTGCTGCCAAATTTCAAAACGCGATCGCCATTCGCCGTGCAAAAATCGCTCGTTGCGGGCGCTGCGTCCAAAGCGGGCGATCTCCCAACCCAGAAAACTCGCTCCCGGCGCGAGTTCGACGCGCGTCTGCTGTTGGTAATCTGCCCCCTCAAAAAGAATGGTTTCCGGTGGCAACCATTCCAAACTCGCTTCGGGTTCGAGGTTAAACGCTGTGGTGTAGCGGGCGAGTTGACCGTTGCTGCGATAGACTTTGGTAGCAGCGGGCGCAGTGATGAGGGCGCGGCTGTGGGGGAGGAGGTGGATAGTCGCAGAAAGGCGATCGCCCCCGACAATGCCCCCCGCTGTGTGTAACATAACCGTATGGCACACTTGCGGCCCTTCGGGGTAAAAAGGACGCTGCACTTTTAAGGGCGCTCGAGCGTAGGCGCGGGCGATGCGCGTTGCATCGTCGCAATGGCGGTAAACCAGATCGAGACAACCTTGCCAGCCTGATAGCTCGTCACTCATAATTTATTTACGATTTATTTATAGAATTGGAGAATTTCCAATTTATCACCCAAAACTCGCTCATTTATAATTCATTTTGTAGTGGAATCTCAAACTGAAAAAACGATCCTTCCCGTCATTGGTTGGCGGGAGTTTTTATCGCTTCCCGAACTGGGAATCGACAAAATAAAAGCCAAAATCGACACGGGGGCGCGTTCTTCAGCTTTACACGCCTTTGATATCGAACATTTTGAACGAGATGGAGTTCCGAGCGTGCGTTTTAAAGTCCATCCCGAGCAGCGCAATGGTAACGTTACCGCGATCGCGGAAGCCCCGCTTTTAGACGAGCGCCACGTTCGCAATTCGGGCGGACAGACGCAAATGCGCCCGGTGATTCAAACGACGATTGGACTGGGGGAAAGACGTTGGGCGATCGAATTGACGCTTACCAATCGAGATGCAATGGGTTTTAGAATGCTCTTAGGACGGCAAGGAATACGTCGGCAGTTTTGGGTCGATGCGGGACGTTCCTTCCTCTGGAGCAGTGGGAAAGAAGTTTAACTTTATTAAAAAAGTACGATGAAAATTGCCATCTTATCTCAAGATGCGTCTCTCTACTCGACTAAGCGGCTTTTAGATGCCGGAGAGAAGCAGGGACACGAAATGCGCGCGATTAACTATTTGCGCTGTTATATGAATATAACGTCCCACAAGCCGACGATTATGTATCAAGGCAAACCGTTAGAAGATTTTGATGCAGTTATCCCGCGTATTGGAGCCTCGAGAACGTTTTACGGGACGGCAGTGGTGAGACAGTTTGAGGTGATGGGGGTATTCAGTACGAATGACTCGCAGGCAATTTCGCGATCGCGCGATAAGTTGCGCTGCCTGCAAATCCTTGCTCGTAAAGGCATCGGACTGCCGGTTACGGGTTTTGCCCACGCCACAGAAGATATCGACGGTTTAATCGAAACAGTGGGCGGTGCGCCTTTGGTGATTAAATTGTTAGAAGGAACTCAAGGAATTGGGGTGGTTTTAGCGGAAACGCAGCAAGCAGCAAAGTCAGTGATCGAAGCCTTTCGCGGTTTGGATGCCAATATTTTGGTGCAAGAATATATCAAGGAAGCGGGAGGGGCAGATTTGCGCTGTTTCGTTGTCGGTGATAAGGTTGTAGCGGCAATGAAACGCCAGGGCGCGCCGGGAGAATTTCGCTCGAACTTGCATCGCGGCGGCAAAGCGGAGAAAGTCAAGCTAACGCCAGAGGAACGCAGTACGGCCGTGCGATCGGCTAAAGCAATGGGACTGCGCGTGGCGGGAGTAGACTTGTTGCGCTCCAATCACGGTCCAGTGGTTATGGAAGTGAACTCTTCCCCCGGACTGGAGGGAATTGAAAAGGCGACGGGGGTTGATGTGGCAGGGAAGACGATCGAGTTTGTGGCAAAAAGTGCAGCCGAGGCGAAAAACCGCGCGCCGCTCGATCGCGTTCAATATTAGCGATAAGGAGATAGCAAGCGACGAGTGACGGGAGAAAAAGTAGGGGAGAATCGCTCCGAAGAGGGAGGCAATAGGCTCGTTATTGCGGGTCGCGCGATCGCCCCCGGACGGCGCTACCGCTTAGAAATTCCCGTCGCTTCCCTGCCGACGCAAACTTTACTCTCTCTACCCGTTATCGTCATCAACGGTTGCGAACCCGGGCCGAGGTTATGGTTGAGCGCTGCGATTCACGGCGATGAAATTAACGGCGTAGAAATTATTCACCAAGTTTTGCAGCACGTCCGACCGGAAAATCTGCGCGGTACGCTGATTGCCGTTCCCATCGTTAATGTTTTTGGTTTTATCGCTCAATCTCGCTATCTCCCCGATCGCCGGGATCTCAATCGTTGCTTTCCCGGTTCGCCGACGGGTTCCCTCGCTTCCCGTCTCGCTCACCTGTTTATGACAGAAGTTGTCCGCCACAGTACCCACGGGATCGATCTGCATACAGCCTCCGATCGCCGCACGAATTTACCTCAGATTCGCGCCAATATTGAAGATGAGGAAACCCATCGCTGTGCGAGGGCCTTCAGCGCGCCCGTAACGCTACACGCCACCATTCGCGATGGTTCCTTGCGCCAAGCCGCCGCCCAGCGCAATATTCCGACCCTCCTCTACGAAGCGGGCGAAATTCTCCGCTTCGATCCCGAATCGATTCGCATTGGGGTTGAAGGCATTTTGCGCGTGATGGCTCACCTGCAAATGCACGATTCTTTTATTTTGTCAACCCCCGTATCGACGGTGGAAATCGTCGCCTCGAAATGGATTCGCGCTTCTCGTAGCGGTATTTTGCACGTCAAAGTCGCGTTAGGCGAACGAGTCCAGAAAAAGCAACTGCTGGGGAAGATTACCGATGCGTTTAGCGAACGCACGACTCATGTACGCGCGCCCTTCGTTGGAATTGTCATCGGGTTTTGCCATAATCCCCTCGTCAATCAGGGAGACGGCGTTTTTCACCTCGGCGCGATCGGCTCGACCGAGAAAGCGATGGAGTGACGCTATAATTAAAGATTCACGCTCTCGCGAGTTTTAAAATCGAATCCTGGGATTGAGATGGGCGAAAAAGACGACGGGTTTAAAATTATTAGCGATAATCGTCAAGCGCGTTACCTCTACGAAATTCTCGAAACCTACGAGGCGGGAATTGAGTTGGTGGGAACGGAAGTGAAATCGATTCGCGCCGGACGGGTGAATTTGCGGGATGCTTACGGATTAATTCGCAATGGCGAAGCATGGCTGTTGAACGGGCATATTTCCCCCTATCAAGCCAGTGGCGATTATTTTAACCACGATCCGCGCCGCACGCGCAAGTTATTGTTAAAGCGCAAGGAAATTAGCAAGTTAGTCGGACAGTTGGAACAGCAAGGTTTAACGCTGGTTCCGTTGAAGATGTATTTTAAGCGCGGTTGGGTGAAGGTGAGTTTGGGCTTAGGGCGCGGCAAGAAATTGCACGATAAGCGCGAGGCGATTAAGGAACGCGATGATAAGCGACAAATGCAGCGCGCGCTCAAACAGTTTTAACTTTTGAGGGGATTTTGGGAATTAAATCACTCTGAAAAAAGTAAAATCGCTGTCGAATTCCGAAAGGTAGGCTTACACTCGGATGGCTCAATCTGGCTTTGTAAATAGCTTGCTAACAACTACAGCTATTTACGGCTTTTCCAGTATCCAGGTTTTCGGCTACAATGCATCACTGCCAAAATCAGAATGTAGTCTTGCTCGATTGTATAGAGAATCCCATAGGGAAATTTGCGCGTCATACATCGCCGAATATCCTCATCAATCGCGATATAACGAGTAGGCGATTCTCTAATCCGATAAACTGCATCCTCAATAGCATTGATAAATGCCTGCGCCAACTCAACCCGCTGTTCTAAATAGTATTGAACAGCCTCA from Oscillatoria sp. FACHB-1406 includes the following:
- a CDS encoding restriction endonuclease subunit S; its protein translation is MSKKLNKKCPKLRFPEFDGDWDELTISDIGEVIRGASPRPKGDRRYYGGKIPRLMVEDVTRDGKYVTPRTDFLTEEGAKLSRPCEKGTLTIVCSGTVGIPSFLAVDACIHDGFLAIRKLNKEVVNEDFLYHQLNTLRNTLESSATHGGVFTNLTTEVLKNFKIKVTSIAEQEKIASFLGAIATRLTQLRRKRELLQTYKRGVMQKLFSQQIRFTQSDGSPFPNWEEKKLGKVIELISGRHLAPDEYQTGKGKIPYFTGPSDFTNNFLELTKWAIIPAQTGKSGDILITVKGNGVGEMLFLQLNEVAIGRQLMSIRPTRVNGAMLYQKLFNYRKTLQALAAGNIIPGLSRGDLLNLNFFLPSISEQEKIANFLTTIDRKIEALSRQIEQTEKFKKGLLQKLFV
- a CDS encoding Uma2 family endonuclease; this translates as MIAAKDNAPRLTPEEYFIWEEQQLKKHEYINGEVYAMTGGSINHGRIGIRFTAMFDSHLENTGCITGNSDVKLNIFGSNNYTYPDASVTCDDRDKTTTQYITYPCLIVEVLSASTEAYDRGGKFRMYRQNPALIDYLLVSSTSIEIDLYHKNDAGDWLIINYKSGDTIELKSINLNFPIEQVYRGLTLEPGNGE
- a CDS encoding DUF2281 domain-containing protein, with amino-acid sequence MGNRIKALPTIHYLTPNMLTLETVIQKIQQLPPEQQNKVIEFIEFLEFQASRTLAPQTPTAPETAETSFADATKEFIGCLDSDLEDLSHNPRYLEEFGR
- a CDS encoding PIN domain-containing protein, which encodes MMTRATILDTGVLIAYLMPKDKFHTWAVSQLSQISTPVLTNEAVITEACFLAQRIHNGQETILKLIKQGHIIIPFNLSQEIEAIENLMKRYASVPMSLADACLVRMSEMYENSQILTLDSDFTIYRKQRNQRIPAIVPNEN
- a CDS encoding type I restriction endonuclease subunit R, with amino-acid sequence MTQSEAELEQQLIDRLTGLGYEPVTLRNAEDLKANLKTQLEKHNHIKLSDTEFKSVLNHLDKGNVFDRAKRLRDKMELRRDDGNTFYLEFLNTEHWCQNQYQVTNQITQQGKYKNRYDVTLLINGLPLVQIELKRRGLELKEAFNQINRYQRHSYGADNGLFQYIQIFVISNGVNTRYYANNRKQEFKQTFYWADQENNLITQLEDFADSFLEKCHVSKMICKYIVLHESDKVLMVLRPYQYYAVEAIIERVKNTDKNGYIWHTTGSGKTLTSFKAAQILTQFPKVHKVLFVVDRADLDYQTSKEFNYFSPNCVDTTDNTKQLVEQMAGDNPLIVTTIQKLNRAIKSQRHEAAMESLKDKRIVFIFDECHRSQFGETHKNIVKFFPQAQMFGFTGTPIFADNAAGNQHGKRTTKDLFQECLHKYVITNAIADENVLKFSVEYWGKLKRKDGTLITEPKLDRDFFENPDRISLIVDWIIANHNRKTHGRKFSAMLCVSNVDTLITYYETFKNKQKQGLHDLRVITIFTPSDNEEDEDANGLIGEPDFNISTDKSSSSHSRDKLNEFIADYNQMYQTQHSAKDSQAFYAYYKDISKRMKDRDRENFQDAERADILLVVNMFLTGFDVKKLNTLYVDKNLKYHGLIQAYSRTNRILSELKSQGNIVCFRNLKENTDRAVALFSDPNANEQIFIEPYEYYIEEFNKGVQELRAIATIPNDVNKLISEDDQVEFVKAFRNLIRSLNVSKSFTQFSFSDLNLDEQTFEDYKSKYLDIYDRTRNRRDDEPESPVEEVDFELELIQRDEINVSYILKLLANLQREQQVDVASEEYQTQKATILEIISQEAQLRNKRDLLEKFIEERLPTLEPEEEIETVFQKFWSQERIATIQHLCQEENLKIDIVQQMIADYKFSGKEPLRETVLSACNEKPKLLDRKKVFDRVVSKLLDIVNKFDDAIGEMEEED